The window TGACGATCAGGTTGCCGCCGCGCAGGATCGGCGAGGCCATCAGGAACCAGCGCATCGCATCGGAGCCGTCGCGGTCGAACACTTCGTTGACGTCGGGGTAGTTGCGCAGCGACTTGCTCATCTTCTGACCGTCGTTGCCCAGCACGATGCCGTGCGACAGACAGGTTTTGAACGCCGGGCGGTCGAACAGCGCGGTGGCCAGCACGTGCAGGGTGTAGAACCAGCCGCGGGTCTGGCCGATGTACTCGACGATGAAGTCACCGGGGAAGTGAGTCTGGAACCAGTCGACGTTCTCGAACGGGTAGTGCACCTGCGCATACGGCATCGACCCGGAGTCGAACCAGACGTCGAAGACGTCCTCGATGCGGCGCATCGTCGACTGCCCGGTCGGGTCGTCGGGATTGGGCCGGGTCAGCTCGTCGATGTAGGGCCGGTGCAGGTTGTCCGGGCGCAGCCCGAAATCGCGCTCCAACTCGTCGAGGCTGCCGTAGACGTCGATCCGCGGATAGGCCGGATCGTCGGACACCCACACCGGAATCGGGGTGCCCCAGTAGCGGTTTCGCGAGATCGACCAGTCCCGGGCGCCGGAGAGCCACTTGCCGAACTGACCGTCCTTGACGTGTTCGGGATACCAGGTGATTTCCTGGTTGAGCTCCACCATCCGGTCACGGAATTCGGTGACCTTGACGAACCAGGACGACACCGCCCGGTAGATCAGCGGGTTGCGGCACCGCCAGCAATGCGGATAGGAGTGCTCGTAGGTCTCGTGCCGGATCAGCACCGGGGTGTTGACCGCCGCCGCCGCGGTGCCGTTCTTGAGGTCCCGGATGATCTGCGGGTTGGCGTCGAACACGTGCTGGCCCTGGTAGTCCGGGACCGACGCGTCGAAGCGTCCCTTGGAGTCCACCGGGGTGACGGGCACGATGCCGACGGTGTCGGTGGTGGCCTTGTCGTCCTCGCCGTACGCGGGCGCCATGTGCACGATGCCGGTGCCGTCCTCGGTGGTGACGAAGTCGCCGCGCAGCACCTGAAAAGCGTTGGCCGAGTCGGCGAAGTACTGGAACGGCGGCAGATAGCGCAGGCCGAGCAGCTCTTCACCGCGCAGCGTGGCCAGGACCTCGGGCTCCTCCCCCAGCTCGCGGGCATAGGCGCCCAGCCGCGCCTGGGCCAGGACGTACCGTCGATCTTCCACCCGCACAACCACATACGTGACCTCGGGGTTGACAGCGACGGCCTGGTTGGACGGCAGCGTCCACGGCGTGGTGGTCCAGATCAGCAGGTGCGCACCGTCGAGATTGTTGCCCGGGGCGTCGACGCGGAACCCGACCGTGATGGCCGGGTCCTGGCGGCTCTGGTAGACGTCGTCGTCCATGCGCAGCTCGTGGCTGGACAGCGGGGTCTCGTCGTTCCAGCAGTACGGCAGCACCCGCACACCCTGGTAGGCAAGGCCGGAGTCCCACAGCTGCTTGAACGCCCAGATGACCGACTCCATGAAGGACAGGTCGAGCGTCTTGTAGTCGTTGTCGAAATCGACCCAGCGGGCCTGACGGGTCACGTACTCGCGCCACTCAGCGGTGTACTTCAGCACCGAGGCCCGGCAGGCGTCGTTGAACTTCTCGATGCCCATCTCCTCGATCTGCGCCTTGTCGGTGATGCCGAGCTGGCGCTGCACCTCGAGTTCGGCGGGCAGACCGTGGGTGTCCCAGCCGAATCGGCGTTCCACCTTGTAGCCGCGCATGGTCCGGTAGCGCGGGACGATGTCCTTGACGTAGCCGGTGAGCAGATGGCCGTAGTGCGGCAGCCCGTTGGCGAAGGGCGGACCGTCGTAGAAGACGTACTCCGGCGCGTCGTCGCGACGAGCGATGCTGGCGCGGAAGGTGTCGTCGTCAGCCCAGTAATCCAGGACCTCGAGCTCGAGGGCGGGAAAATTCGGTGAGCCGCCGGACGACTTCGGGTAGCCATTCTCGGTCACGATGCGCGTTCGTCTCCTGTGCCGGTAACCAGCACGGGGACGACGACGCGCCGGTGCGCGAGCGCCGCGGTACCACCCCGCTTACGCACTGATGTGCGTCGCTCATTGCAGGCTGTGACGGGCCCTACCGTTCGGTTCTACTGAGTCCCGACCGCAGTCGGGCTGTTCTTCCGAAGGCTCCCCGGTGATGGCCGGATCGACGCCGCTGCCGACGATTCTAGCGTCGCCGTCAGCTCAGTCGTTCAGGCGGCGCCTTCGACCGGGGTGACTTCGGACGTCAGGCCGATCAGCCCGAGCCGGAACTGACCGGCCAGCTCCTCGACCGTGCATAGGTCCAGCCGGCGCATGTCGTACCACCAGTCCATCTGGATGACCTCGCCGCACCAGAAGGCGAGCACACCCAGGGCGGGCCCGTCGACGACCTGCAACGACCCCAGCGAGGGATCCGGCGGCATCGCCAGGAACGAGAAGACCACCTCGGCCGACGTCACCGCGGAGTGCGATGAAACCGTCAGCGCGCGCCGCACGTCGGCCACTAGACCGTCGGCATCCAGCTCACGCTCGGTGGCGCAGCAAAGCCGGATCGGACCCACGGTGGTCAGACCGCCGACGGTCACCACGCCGACGCCGATGGTCCGCGCGATGGCGCGACCCATGGCTGCCAGCAGCAGTTCCTCGACGCCAACGCCGGCCGTCTCCACGGCCCCGTCGAGTTCGGCGGTCAGTTCGCGGTCCAGCGGAGCCGAGAGCCGGACCATATCGTCCGGTCGGGGACGGCCTGCAATGTCATCGTCGACTACCCGCACATGGCTCGACGGGCCGGTCACGGGAGGAGCAACCATGCCAACACCGTAGCGGGAAGTGGCCGCGACCCTCAACATCGCGCTTCAGGGCGGCCGCGGTGTTCCTGATGTCGCCGTTCGCCTCGCAGACCGTCGGGCACGTGCTGCACGCCCTCACCGGTATGTGGAACCTCGAGGACTACATCGGCCACGACTGCTACATCGTGGCCGCCTCGGCCATCGTCTACAACGCACTGGGGCGACTGCAGGACGACGGGGCCATGCAGGAAGCCTTCAAGCAATACGTCGAGCGGCCGGCGACACTGTGCATTCCGCTGCTGCTGGCAACGTTCTCGATGGGCAACGGAGCTGCCGTCTACCGGTCGGACTTCTTCCAGGTGCCCACCGACTTCTGGCCGTCCACCTACCGGCTGCTGCTCTGCGGCATGCTGATCTACCTGCTGGTCTACGGGTCGCGGGCCCTGCTGATCCTGCGCAGGGACCCCGCTCGCGGCGGATCGCCAGTACCTACCTGCGTCCTCGCCTGCTCCATCCGCATAATCACCGCCTACCTGCCCGGGCTCCAGCGGCTCGAGGGCGGCACCCTGGTGTGGTTTTTCGCCTGCACCTGCGGTGCGGGGTTCACCCTCGCCTCCGTGCACTCCTGGCGAATCAAGACGAAGTGGTTCACGCATACCCCGGTTGATTTTCACGCATACCCCGGTTGATTGAGGTAGGGGTAACCGGATCCCGGTGTTTCCCCGTCCGGTCGCGCGGGCGGTGCCACTGCTCGGCTGTGTTCTAATCGGCACATGCGTCGAAGCGGAGACGGGCGGAGTTACGGGACTCGATGAGCATCTTTGCGCTCGCAGTTCACGGAACCCGCGGAGACGTCGAGCCGTGCGCGGCTGTCGGCCTGGAGCTGCGCCGCCGGGGTCACGAAGTTCGGATGGCGGTGCCCCCGGACCTAGTGCCTTTCGTCGAGCACGCCGGCCTGTCCCCCGCTGTCGGATACGGTGTCCATTCCCAGCAGCAGGTCGAATCCGACGTCTTCCAGAACTGGTGGAAGGCCAGGAACCCCCTCACGGCGCTACAGCGGCTGCGCGACTACGCGACCGACGGCTGGGACGAGATGGGCTCGGCTCTGACGTCGTTGTCCGAGGGATCCGACCTCATCCTCACCGGAACCACCTATCAGGAAGTCGCCGCCAATGTCGGTGAGTACCAGCATCTTCCCTTGGCGACATTGCACTACTTCCCGGCCAGGCCCAACGCCGTCCTGGGCGAGATTCTCCCGGTTCCGCTGCCCGGACCCGTCGTACGAGCCGGAATGGTCGTCGGTGAGTGGGCCTACTGGCGCCTGCTGAAACAGGCCGAGGACCGACAACGACGGCAGCTCGGTCTTCCTCCGGCGACCACTCGGTCGATGCGCCGCATCGTCGAGCGCGGCACGCTCGAGATCCAGGCGTACGACGAAGCACTCTTCCCGGGACTCGCAGCCGAGTGGGGCGACACGCGGCCCTTCGTCGGCTCGATCACGATGGAATTGAGCACGGAGACTGACGAAGACGTGGCGAGGTGGCTCGCCGAGGGAAGTCCGCCCATCTACTTCGGGTTCGGCAGTACACCAATTGATTCGCCGGACGAGGTGTACGCCGTGATCGACGCGGTGTGCGCGGAACTCGGTGAACGGGCCCTGATCTGTTCGAGCATCTGGTCGGACCGCCCCGGCGTGGACCGCATCAGGGTGGTGAAGTCCGCCAACTACCCCACGGTGTTCCCGAATTGCCGCGCAACCGTGCACCATGGCGGAGCGGGGACCACGTCGGCGGGTCTGCGGGCAGGTCTTCCCACCGTGATCCTCTGGTCCGTGGCCGATCAGCCGGTGTGGGCCAACCGCGTGGAGCGGTTGAAGGTGGGTGTCGCCCAACGATTCTCGAAACTCAGCCGGGAGTCGCTGCTCGCGGCGCTGCGCAGGGTTCTCGAACCCGGCTATGCCCAGCGCGCCCGGGAGTTGTCCACCCGGATGATCAGACCGGCCGACGGCGTCGCCAAAGCGGCCGATCTCCTCGAGGCAGCTGCCGACCACGCCAGTGACAACGGCGCGAGCCGATAGGGTCGGCTCTGTGTGGACCACCGTACTGGTGCTCGCCATCGCGGTGAACTTCGAGCCAACCAGAATCGGCCTGGTACCGCTGATGCTCGCGCGGCCGCGTCCGCTGCTTCAGCTCTTCGCGTTCCTGTGCGGCTGCCTGACCATGACGCTCAGCGTCGGACTTCTTGTGCTGTTCGTATTCCACAAGAGTCCGCTCGGCACCGACAAGACGAACGGCGCTCTGATCCAGATCGTCGTCGGCGGCGTTGCCCTCATCGTGGCGGCGGTCCTGGCGAGCAACCTGACGTTGCGCAGGACCTCGAGCGACCCGGTGCCCAGTACGATGGCCACGGACCCGGCGGCTGGTGCCGAACCGCAGCCGCCTGCTCCCCGGGCAATCGACCGGATGTCGACCATGGTGAAAAAGATTCTGCAGAAGGGCAACTCACCCTGGATCGCCGCCCTCGTCGGTCTCGGTGTGGGGCTTCCCTCGGTCGACTACATGGCGATTCTGATCGTCATCGGTGCCTCGGGGGCGGCTCCCCCGGCTCAGGCCGCTGCGCTCGTGACGTTCCTCGCCCTCGGCCATGCCGTGGTCGCGGTACCGCTGGTGAGTTACCTGATCGCGCCGGCGAAGACCCACGATGCCGTTGCCAGATTCCAGAGCTGGATTCAGGCCCGGACTCGCCGGGAGTTCGCCATCCTGCTGACGATCATCGGGTTGATCATGATCGGCATCGGTGTCAGGGGCCGGTAGTCGGCGCGTTATTCGATGGCCCCGGTCAGGCCGAACTCGGTGAGCACCGAGGCCGCCAGCGCCCGCAACCTGGCCTTCGAGTTCTCCGCGCCGATCTGATACGCCTCGACCGAGATCACCACCTTGCCATTGATCCGCCCGGACACCACGACCAGCTGGCCGTGCGAGCGCTCCAACTCACGCAGCGTCACGTTCTGATCCAGCGCACGGATGAACACGTATTCGGCGTCGGTGCCGTCGACCTGAGCCAACTGAGGGGGCAGATCACCCAGGTTGGAGCACGACACCGGCAGATCCTCGGAGTAGGCGAACAGCAGCTCCGCTACCCCCTTTACCGCGGCTTTGGGCAGCCACGGCATCAGCGGCAGCAACTCGAAGGTCGGATCGGGCTCATTCTTGGCCGTCTCCCGCGCCGTCCGCACCACCGCTCGCGCCTCGGTGAGGTCTGTGGTCACCGAGGTCGGGTCGACGGTGGCGTTGGCGAAAGCCATCGCCAGGGCGCGGTCGTCATCCAGGCTCTCCCGGAGGTTGATCGCGATCACCAAGGTGACCGCCCCGTCTGACTGCCGACGACGCCCGAGGCGCTCCGCAAGCTTCGCGGTGAACCCCACAAACAGCGAATAGCTGCTCCCGCCAAGGTCTTTCGCGCGCGCATCCCAGTCGTCGATGTCGACGAAGAGCACGATCGAGGGCACCGCGACGATCTGGTCCCCGGGGCCGCCCTGCTCGGCGGCGGCACGCGACTTCCTCGACACCGCCAGTTCGCGGCGCTTGCCGTAGACCAGCTTGACGCCTTTGACGAACCCCCGGCGCGTCTGCGGCAGGTCGTGCACGGCCTGGCGCAGATCCGCCTTCAGCGCCTGCCAGCGGGGTCGCGTGCCAGGCCGGTCGTAGCCGGCGTCGCGGACGTTGCCGGTGACGGCTTCGAAGATGGCGAGACCCGCGCCGATACCGTCGCCGATCACATGCGACCCGACCATGCTGATGGCGGTGGCGCCGTCGGTCAGGGGCTGAACGACGAGATACCAGGTCGGCCCGTGCTCGGGGTCGATCGGCAG is drawn from Candidatus Mycolicibacterium alkanivorans and contains these coding sequences:
- the ileS gene encoding isoleucine--tRNA ligase translates to MTENGYPKSSGGSPNFPALELEVLDYWADDDTFRASIARRDDAPEYVFYDGPPFANGLPHYGHLLTGYVKDIVPRYRTMRGYKVERRFGWDTHGLPAELEVQRQLGITDKAQIEEMGIEKFNDACRASVLKYTAEWREYVTRQARWVDFDNDYKTLDLSFMESVIWAFKQLWDSGLAYQGVRVLPYCWNDETPLSSHELRMDDDVYQSRQDPAITVGFRVDAPGNNLDGAHLLIWTTTPWTLPSNQAVAVNPEVTYVVVRVEDRRYVLAQARLGAYARELGEEPEVLATLRGEELLGLRYLPPFQYFADSANAFQVLRGDFVTTEDGTGIVHMAPAYGEDDKATTDTVGIVPVTPVDSKGRFDASVPDYQGQHVFDANPQIIRDLKNGTAAAAVNTPVLIRHETYEHSYPHCWRCRNPLIYRAVSSWFVKVTEFRDRMVELNQEITWYPEHVKDGQFGKWLSGARDWSISRNRYWGTPIPVWVSDDPAYPRIDVYGSLDELERDFGLRPDNLHRPYIDELTRPNPDDPTGQSTMRRIEDVFDVWFDSGSMPYAQVHYPFENVDWFQTHFPGDFIVEYIGQTRGWFYTLHVLATALFDRPAFKTCLSHGIVLGNDGQKMSKSLRNYPDVNEVFDRDGSDAMRWFLMASPILRGGNLIVTEQGIREGVRQVLLPLWNAYSFLTLYAPKVGTWHTNSPHVLDRYILAKLAELRDSLTDAMDVCDISGACEQLRQFTEALTNWYVRRSRSRFWEEDPDAIDTLHTVLEVTTRLAAPLLPLATEVIWRGLTGGRSVHLTDWPEADVLPRDPDLVAAMDQVREVCSTGSSLRKAKKLRVRLPLPKLTVAVNNPQHLEPFTDLIADELNVKAVELTDDIARYGRFELTVNARAAGPRLGKAVQDAIKAVKAGQGVLNSDGTLGAGEVVLNADEYSSRLVAADPEWTAALPDGAGLVVLEGTVTPELEAEGWAKDRIRELQDLRKSTGLEVSDRIRVHMSVPADKQDWATTHRDLIAHEILATSFEFGEPQDGVEIGDGVRVAISKA
- a CDS encoding glycosyltransferase encodes the protein MSIFALAVHGTRGDVEPCAAVGLELRRRGHEVRMAVPPDLVPFVEHAGLSPAVGYGVHSQQQVESDVFQNWWKARNPLTALQRLRDYATDGWDEMGSALTSLSEGSDLILTGTTYQEVAANVGEYQHLPLATLHYFPARPNAVLGEILPVPLPGPVVRAGMVVGEWAYWRLLKQAEDRQRRQLGLPPATTRSMRRIVERGTLEIQAYDEALFPGLAAEWGDTRPFVGSITMELSTETDEDVARWLAEGSPPIYFGFGSTPIDSPDEVYAVIDAVCAELGERALICSSIWSDRPGVDRIRVVKSANYPTVFPNCRATVHHGGAGTTSAGLRAGLPTVILWSVADQPVWANRVERLKVGVAQRFSKLSRESLLAALRRVLEPGYAQRARELSTRMIRPADGVAKAADLLEAAADHASDNGASR
- a CDS encoding GAP family protein yields the protein MWTTVLVLAIAVNFEPTRIGLVPLMLARPRPLLQLFAFLCGCLTMTLSVGLLVLFVFHKSPLGTDKTNGALIQIVVGGVALIVAAVLASNLTLRRTSSDPVPSTMATDPAAGAEPQPPAPRAIDRMSTMVKKILQKGNSPWIAALVGLGVGLPSVDYMAILIVIGASGAAPPAQAAALVTFLALGHAVVAVPLVSYLIAPAKTHDAVARFQSWIQARTRREFAILLTIIGLIMIGIGVRGR